From the genome of Acidimicrobiia bacterium:
GACGAGCAGCCGCTCGAGCCGGTGGCCCACCGGAGACAGGTATCGTCGCCCTGATGGCACACCCGGCTGGCGACGACTCGATGATCGTGGTGATGCGGGCCGACGCGTCCGCCGCCGACGTCGAGCAGGTGGTGGAGCGACTCACCGACATCGGCGCCGAAGCCCACGTCTCCGAGGGTCGCCGCCGCACCATCATCGGAGCGGTCGGTGACCGGGCGGCGATCCAACAGCTGCCCTGGGAGGCGTTCCCAGGGGTCGAGCGCGCCGTTCCGGTTCTCAAGCCTTACAAGCTGGTGAGCCGCGACTTCCAGACCACCTCCACGGTCGTCGACGTCGGGGGTGTGTTGGTGGGGAACGGTTCGGTCACCGTGATGGCCGGCCCGTGTGCCGTCGAGGGCCGTGAGCAGCTGTTCGCCGCCGCCGGAGCGGTCGCCCGGGCGGGTGCCTCCATCCTGCGCGGGGACGCCTTCAAGCCGCGGACCTCCCCGTATTCGTTCCAGGGGCTCGGCGAGAAGGGGCTCGAACTGCTCGTCGAGGCCCGGGCCGAGTTCGGGCTTCCGTTCGTCGCCGAAGTGGTCGACCCGCGCGACGTCGAGGTGGTGGCGTCCTACGCCGACATGGTGCGGGTGGGCACCCGCGCCATGTCCAACTTCCCGCTGCTCGCCGAAGTCGGGCGCCAACCCAAGCCGGTGCTGCTCAAGCGCGGGTTCACCGCGACGATCGAGGAGTGGCTCAACGCCGCCGAGTACGTGTTCAAGGAAGGCAACGAGCAGGTGGTGCTCTGCGAGCGCGGGATCCGCACCTTCGAGACCCAGACCCGCAACACTCTCGACATCTCGGCGGTGCCCG
Proteins encoded in this window:
- the aroF gene encoding 3-deoxy-7-phosphoheptulonate synthase, with amino-acid sequence MAHPAGDDSMIVVMRADASAADVEQVVERLTDIGAEAHVSEGRRRTIIGAVGDRAAIQQLPWEAFPGVERAVPVLKPYKLVSRDFQTTSTVVDVGGVLVGNGSVTVMAGPCAVEGREQLFAAAGAVARAGASILRGDAFKPRTSPYSFQGLGEKGLELLVEARAEFGLPFVAEVVDPRDVEVVASYADMVRVGTRAMSNFPLLAEVGRQPKPVLLKRGFTATIEEWLNAAEYVFKEGNEQVVLCERGIRTFETQTRNTLDISAVPVIKQLSHLPVIIDPSHSGGRKSLVPALALAGVAAGADGLIIDVHPTPETAKVDGDQALLPSEFADLMVQVRAVAAALGR